The Candidatus Koribacter versatilis Ellin345 genome has a segment encoding these proteins:
- a CDS encoding GumC family protein codes for MDSLFRKSELPPLGVSEQSTTNAGLEDEDLSLRQVIRILRKRKNLILGAAGACLACALLLSFVMRSYYNSSATIEIQKDQDASLGSALDTLASTVGGGSGDTKTEVQTQVAILQSDDLAIETIERTGFEKHIGSYWHLFPSGRVTSEQGLPLRNAPRQREAMLKKFGKALTVTPIPDTRLIQIAFEDPDPNFAAQVLNTLIGQYTQDVLTRRNASTTQASEWMSAQIKDLNQQVEAAQQKLINYEKESGLIAITATDPKNPAAAPVLHIPALDRLTALNQDLVTAEASRVTREALYRLARSGDLDRLTSLGAESLTSPTDQAQAAMFTNLQALRQRQSQLKQQMASAVQIYGARNPHLVDVDKQLSDVDSQIKGELKLIVDRTELDLELARQSEDALRQAYEKQEQEANKINDSQIRLAVLQQEADSTRQLYETLYGRLEVSKLDEGIKSTNVAVISAGLPPAKPSHPDPLVNGIVGLGGGLFVGLILAFVVETLDDSVATTTDAEELTGIAVLGVIPIVNENPRVLRAAGRAKANGSNGSKPGRPTAMVYEQAMATEAFRSLRTTLLLSQAGSAPKSLLLTSSLPGEGKSTTTYGLGRCFGSLGTRVLLIDADLRRPTLHKHAMKENDRGLSNLLTSVAEPSDFIQKDSSAPNLDILCAGPIPPNPAELLASNVFSDLLKRVVLEYDLVLIDSPPAMLVSDAAIISSRVDGVVLVARAGIITRAALGKAVEVLRRNKAPLRGLVLNAVNTKGTDYYYSHGYYGYDSYGSNGNA; via the coding sequence ATGGACTCCTTGTTTAGAAAATCGGAATTGCCTCCTCTCGGGGTTTCCGAACAATCCACGACAAACGCCGGACTCGAAGACGAAGATCTGTCTCTAAGGCAGGTCATCAGGATTTTACGGAAACGCAAGAACCTGATTCTCGGGGCCGCCGGTGCCTGTCTTGCTTGTGCGCTTTTGTTGTCATTTGTGATGCGGTCCTACTACAACAGTTCCGCGACGATTGAGATTCAGAAGGACCAGGATGCCTCCCTAGGAAGTGCCCTCGATACCCTGGCGAGTACGGTGGGCGGCGGAAGCGGCGACACGAAGACGGAGGTTCAAACGCAAGTCGCGATTTTGCAGAGCGATGACCTTGCGATTGAGACGATCGAGAGAACCGGCTTTGAGAAACACATCGGGTCGTATTGGCACCTGTTTCCCAGTGGGCGCGTGACTTCGGAACAAGGGCTGCCGTTACGCAATGCCCCGCGTCAACGTGAAGCAATGTTGAAGAAATTCGGAAAGGCACTCACGGTTACGCCGATTCCGGATACGCGTTTGATCCAAATCGCGTTCGAAGACCCCGACCCAAATTTTGCTGCGCAGGTACTCAACACCCTTATTGGCCAATACACACAGGACGTGCTTACTCGGCGAAATGCATCCACAACGCAAGCATCGGAGTGGATGAGCGCACAGATCAAGGACTTGAACCAGCAGGTAGAAGCGGCGCAGCAAAAACTGATCAATTACGAGAAAGAGAGCGGATTGATCGCGATTACCGCCACTGATCCGAAGAATCCCGCCGCTGCACCGGTACTGCATATACCTGCTTTGGACCGATTGACTGCACTGAATCAAGATCTGGTGACAGCTGAGGCATCGCGTGTCACGCGAGAAGCGCTGTACCGTCTTGCGAGATCGGGAGACTTGGATCGCCTCACGAGTCTGGGCGCGGAGTCGCTCACTTCTCCGACGGATCAGGCGCAGGCGGCGATGTTTACGAACCTCCAGGCCCTGCGTCAACGCCAATCGCAATTGAAGCAACAGATGGCGTCAGCAGTACAGATCTACGGAGCCAGAAATCCACATTTGGTGGACGTCGACAAACAACTATCGGATGTCGACTCCCAAATTAAGGGCGAGCTTAAGCTGATTGTCGATCGTACAGAGCTAGATCTCGAACTCGCGAGGCAGTCGGAAGACGCATTGCGGCAAGCCTATGAGAAGCAGGAGCAGGAAGCGAACAAGATCAACGACTCCCAGATTCGACTCGCGGTGTTGCAGCAGGAGGCCGACTCGACGCGACAGCTCTATGAGACCCTCTACGGACGCTTGGAGGTTTCGAAGCTGGATGAAGGTATCAAGAGCACGAATGTCGCAGTCATTAGCGCCGGACTACCTCCCGCTAAACCCTCTCATCCGGATCCGCTCGTCAACGGAATCGTCGGTTTAGGGGGCGGGCTCTTCGTTGGATTGATTTTGGCGTTTGTGGTCGAAACGTTGGATGACTCCGTTGCCACCACGACTGACGCCGAGGAATTGACTGGGATCGCCGTCCTCGGTGTGATCCCGATTGTGAATGAGAATCCGCGGGTTCTGCGCGCAGCAGGACGCGCGAAGGCCAACGGAAGCAATGGGAGTAAGCCGGGGCGGCCGACCGCGATGGTCTACGAGCAAGCGATGGCCACCGAGGCATTTCGCTCGCTGCGCACGACGCTGTTGTTGTCGCAAGCGGGATCGGCGCCCAAGTCGCTACTCTTAACAAGCTCATTGCCTGGAGAAGGGAAATCCACCACGACGTATGGATTGGGCAGATGCTTTGGCAGCCTAGGAACACGCGTCCTACTAATCGACGCCGACTTGCGCAGACCGACCCTCCATAAGCACGCGATGAAGGAGAACGACCGCGGCCTAAGTAATCTGTTGACGTCGGTCGCAGAACCGAGTGATTTCATTCAGAAGGACTCGAGCGCGCCAAACCTCGACATTCTTTGTGCGGGGCCAATTCCGCCGAATCCCGCAGAATTGCTGGCTTCGAACGTGTTCTCGGACCTCCTCAAGCGAGTGGTACTTGAATACGACCTCGTGCTGATTGATAGCCCGCCGGCAATGCTGGTTTCCGATGCGGCGATCATCTCGTCTCGAGTGGATGGCGTGGTGCTGGTCGCACGCGCCGGAATAATCACTCGCGCAGCGCTGGGCAAAGCAGTCGAGGTCTTGCGCCGAAACAAGGCGCCTCTGCGCGGATTGGTGCTAAATGCCGTCAATACCAAGGGCACCGACTACTACTATTCCCATGGTTACTATGGGTATGACTCGTACGGCTCGAACGGGAATGCTTAA
- a CDS encoding UDP-glucuronic acid decarboxylase family protein, translated as MRIVVTGAAGFLGSHLCDALLAEGHDVVGVDNFVTGSAGNLEHMARDSRFGFVEHDICEPFDVGAFDFLFQFASPASPIDYIEHGVETLKVGSVGNFNCLEYARRYNAGFLLASTSECYGDPLEHPQRETYWGNVNPIGPRSVYDEAKRFAEASTMAFFRYHGVNTRIVRIFNTYGPRLQVNDGRVISNLMKQALLGEDMTIYGDGKQTRSFCYVADEVEGILRLSRTEEHFPTNIGNPKEFTILECAELVKEVTGSSSSIRFEPMPQDDPKQRKPDISKAKSLLGWEPRVSLEEGLRMSLPYFSDCLAALRAG; from the coding sequence ATGCGAATTGTGGTGACGGGAGCAGCTGGATTTCTCGGCTCGCACCTTTGCGATGCTTTATTGGCCGAGGGCCATGACGTCGTTGGAGTCGACAATTTTGTGACTGGTAGCGCCGGGAACCTGGAGCACATGGCGCGAGATTCCAGGTTCGGATTTGTCGAGCATGATATCTGTGAGCCGTTTGACGTCGGCGCATTTGATTTTTTGTTTCAATTTGCATCGCCGGCAAGCCCGATTGACTACATCGAGCACGGCGTGGAGACACTGAAGGTTGGGTCAGTAGGAAATTTCAATTGCCTCGAATACGCGCGACGGTACAACGCCGGCTTCCTACTCGCCTCGACCTCGGAGTGTTACGGCGACCCGCTGGAGCATCCGCAGCGCGAGACGTATTGGGGGAACGTAAATCCGATCGGCCCCCGATCCGTCTACGACGAAGCGAAGAGATTTGCGGAAGCGTCAACGATGGCATTCTTCCGGTATCACGGTGTGAATACTCGGATCGTGAGAATTTTTAACACGTATGGCCCTCGACTCCAGGTGAATGATGGTCGTGTCATATCGAACCTGATGAAACAGGCCCTTTTAGGCGAGGATATGACCATCTATGGCGATGGCAAGCAAACGCGGAGTTTTTGTTACGTAGCCGACGAAGTGGAGGGCATCTTACGCCTCTCAAGAACTGAAGAGCACTTTCCGACGAACATCGGAAATCCCAAAGAATTCACAATTCTAGAATGTGCCGAGTTGGTCAAGGAAGTGACCGGATCATCCTCGTCAATTCGCTTCGAACCGATGCCGCAGGATGACCCAAAACAGCGCAAGCCAGATATTTCGAAGGCGAAGTCGCTGCTGGGATGGGAGCCTAGGGTTAGCCTCGAGGAGGGATTGCGAATGTCTTTGCCGTATTTCAGCGATTGTCTCGCCGCGCTTCGCGCGGGGTGA
- a CDS encoding UDP-glucose dehydrogenase family protein, producing the protein MKIAVIGSGYVGLVSAACFAEIGHEVISVDNDHAKVNALRNGEVPIHEQFLPELLAKHRGKGLKFSTSVGDATAWADAVFITVGTPQSATGEADLSYVEAVAHEIATAIHGSKLVVEKSTVPVRTCEAIRKVLQLCGAPADLFSVASNPEFLREGSAVLDFLHPDRIVIGVDTEFSRGLMEQIYWPLTSGEYYKRSDALGAGPRFSECAPLIVTSPKSAELIKHASNAFLAMKISFINAVANIAESVGADIDEIRAGIGADSRIGNRFLNAGVGYGGSCFPKDVQAFHAVAQECGYRFGLLNEVIEINAEQRRRFILKVRSAVWTLRGKTLAVLGAAFKGGTDDIRESPAIAIVDELLAQGSSVRLFDPAALPKAKAVLGDSVQYASDAYDAATGTDALLILTEWPEFAQLDLERLRKAMKFPIIVDGRNLYRPSFMAKAGFAYHSIGRPELAAEKSAQGVRRDDWIYVNKSGAASAD; encoded by the coding sequence ATGAAGATCGCAGTGATTGGTTCGGGGTACGTTGGGCTTGTCTCGGCCGCGTGCTTTGCGGAAATCGGCCATGAGGTAATCTCCGTCGATAACGATCACGCCAAAGTTAATGCGCTGCGCAATGGAGAGGTGCCAATCCATGAGCAGTTCCTGCCGGAATTGCTTGCGAAGCACCGGGGTAAGGGCTTGAAATTTTCGACTTCGGTTGGAGATGCGACTGCATGGGCAGACGCCGTCTTCATCACGGTCGGTACGCCCCAATCGGCCACTGGAGAAGCGGATCTTTCCTACGTCGAGGCGGTAGCGCACGAGATCGCAACTGCGATTCATGGCTCGAAGCTGGTAGTGGAGAAGAGTACAGTTCCGGTCAGAACCTGCGAAGCAATCCGAAAGGTTTTGCAATTGTGCGGGGCGCCAGCGGATCTCTTCTCGGTTGCGTCTAATCCAGAATTCTTGCGCGAGGGATCTGCTGTCCTCGACTTCCTTCACCCCGACCGGATCGTAATCGGCGTTGATACCGAGTTCAGCCGTGGGTTGATGGAGCAAATTTATTGGCCGCTGACGAGCGGCGAATATTACAAGCGCTCGGACGCTCTTGGGGCCGGCCCTCGTTTTTCGGAGTGTGCCCCGCTGATCGTGACGAGCCCGAAGAGCGCCGAACTGATCAAGCACGCATCGAATGCTTTCCTGGCTATGAAGATTTCGTTCATCAATGCGGTCGCAAATATTGCAGAATCGGTTGGCGCTGACATTGACGAAATTCGAGCGGGCATAGGAGCCGATTCACGCATTGGCAATCGTTTCCTGAACGCCGGCGTTGGATATGGCGGATCGTGTTTTCCGAAGGATGTGCAGGCTTTTCATGCGGTCGCCCAGGAGTGCGGATATCGGTTTGGCTTGCTCAATGAAGTGATTGAGATAAATGCCGAGCAGCGTCGCCGCTTCATCTTGAAGGTTCGCTCAGCGGTATGGACGCTGCGCGGCAAGACTCTTGCGGTCTTGGGCGCAGCTTTTAAGGGCGGCACTGACGACATTCGTGAGTCGCCTGCGATCGCGATTGTTGATGAGCTGCTCGCTCAGGGGTCGTCGGTGCGGTTGTTCGATCCAGCGGCGCTGCCGAAAGCCAAAGCGGTGCTTGGTGACAGTGTTCAGTATGCGAGTGATGCCTACGATGCAGCGACGGGCACGGATGCGTTGCTCATTCTGACGGAGTGGCCGGAGTTCGCTCAACTCGATTTAGAACGTCTACGCAAAGCGATGAAATTCCCAATCATCGTGGACGGCAGAAACCTGTATCGGCCGTCGTTTATGGCCAAGGCGGGCTTCGCGTACCACAGCATTGGACGGCCCGAACTTGCAGCTGAGAAATCGGCTCAAGGCGTGCGACGTGACGATTGGATCTACGTTAACAAGTCGGGAGCAGCATCTGCTGATTAG
- a CDS encoding sugar transferase gives MATSATPGRSSPQTKPPIPRDLSSRLEAPRARHGNALKVVIEVLERLFDAVAVFTGTVLAYNVYRLVGLGRRVEYPVGWLTTAAIAFSVVFILLLEHLGEYRSGSLLGVRETERVLRAAWYSVFLVFPIAFFSGRSYSRLVVLFVAAVVPICVLIVRQFSFRVIERLCIAGDLLRPAAIYGSGRSARKVYSALLRSPKLGLKPVAFLDEKETDRSKHVFEASYHRKNSAQVIAMPITIELLKDLQISSLVLCELPPASKLSVVEECCRQAGVEVYLSPGLMHSEDQSIEFVDIDGMLFARTAGVNHVSLYDLFKRVFDVLAAGVITLVISPILLAIALAVKFSSRGKILFVQERVGRGGTQFAMYKFRSMHADAPKYAFSPREVEDPRITLIGRFLRRTSLDELPQLFNVIRGEMSLVGPRPEMPFIVERYTPQQRRRLDVKPGITGLWQLSADRAYLIHENIEYDLYYVRNRNFFLDLAVLVHTAVFAARGV, from the coding sequence ATGGCGACATCGGCGACTCCAGGACGTTCTTCTCCGCAAACCAAACCTCCCATACCCCGGGACCTCAGTTCTCGGTTGGAAGCACCTCGGGCGAGGCACGGGAACGCGCTAAAAGTTGTAATCGAAGTCCTGGAGCGCCTTTTTGATGCGGTCGCTGTGTTCACCGGGACCGTTCTGGCATACAACGTTTACCGATTGGTTGGACTCGGTCGGAGGGTCGAGTATCCAGTCGGTTGGCTGACAACTGCTGCGATTGCGTTTTCGGTCGTGTTCATTTTGTTGCTGGAACACCTGGGTGAGTATCGTTCCGGGAGCCTTCTCGGTGTGCGTGAGACCGAACGAGTCCTGCGCGCTGCTTGGTACTCTGTTTTTCTCGTTTTCCCAATCGCTTTTTTTTCGGGGCGGTCTTACTCAAGACTTGTGGTTTTGTTCGTGGCGGCAGTCGTTCCGATCTGTGTCCTTATCGTCCGACAGTTTTCGTTCCGAGTGATTGAGCGGCTTTGTATCGCCGGAGATCTCTTGCGACCGGCGGCCATTTACGGGAGCGGCAGATCCGCGAGGAAGGTTTACTCGGCGCTGCTGCGCTCGCCGAAACTCGGGCTGAAGCCGGTGGCATTCCTCGATGAGAAGGAGACGGATCGGTCAAAGCATGTGTTCGAGGCCTCGTATCACCGAAAGAACAGTGCGCAAGTGATCGCGATGCCGATCACGATCGAGTTGCTCAAGGACTTGCAGATCAGCAGCCTCGTGCTTTGCGAATTACCGCCGGCTTCCAAACTTTCAGTCGTCGAAGAGTGCTGCCGACAGGCTGGCGTAGAGGTTTATCTGTCGCCAGGCCTGATGCATTCTGAAGATCAATCCATTGAATTCGTTGACATTGACGGAATGTTGTTCGCTCGCACTGCGGGAGTGAACCATGTATCGCTATATGATTTGTTCAAGCGTGTCTTCGATGTGCTGGCGGCCGGAGTTATCACGCTGGTGATATCGCCGATCCTCCTCGCGATTGCCCTCGCGGTTAAGTTTTCGTCTCGCGGCAAAATACTATTTGTGCAAGAGCGAGTCGGGCGCGGCGGTACGCAGTTCGCAATGTACAAGTTTAGGTCGATGCATGCCGATGCACCGAAATATGCGTTTTCGCCACGTGAGGTAGAAGATCCGCGCATCACGCTCATTGGGCGTTTCTTGCGGCGCACAAGCCTCGATGAATTGCCTCAACTATTTAATGTAATTCGGGGCGAGATGTCGCTGGTGGGGCCACGACCAGAAATGCCGTTCATCGTGGAGAGGTACACCCCGCAGCAGCGACGAAGATTAGATGTGAAGCCGGGAATCACAGGCTTGTGGCAACTCAGCGCCGATCGCGCTTACCTGATTCACGAGAACATCGAGTACGATCTTTACTACGTTAGGAACCGAAACTTTTTCCTGGACCTCGCGGTTCTAGTCCATACGGCAGTTTTTGCAGCCCGGGGAGTCTGA
- a CDS encoding capsule assembly Wzi family protein — protein MAIADLLEQRRRQPGKFANDDESLRMIAALEKEFQYELGVVEGESVGDAQITSVYSRITGISGDSLRDGFHLGQTIVNDYGRPYGNGVNNVTGAGFSADYSAFTAVLSGEYQHSSEGTRYSAAAQSTLSNVDRTSALISPDLNDVDHGTFMDTYVGGTWHGWDLSTGKESIWWGTTEDSSLTLTNNAEPMFMGRVDRTIPLHFPWIFKYLGEVRMDFFMAKMEGHQYPAGPWFHGEKVSLMPTKNLEIGFARTTVWLGTGRPFSWHALAKTYFSVGDQVTNSNTAQNDPGDRRGELDVRYRVPGIRNYMTVYFDSLVDDDPSPLASPHRAAFHPGFYLTQIPKVPKLDFRAEGAFTQLSGDNRGGHFFYWNGVYHDAYLNNSMLLGDWVGREGIGGQATARYWLTPHNTVELSYRRNQLATDFIPGGGYQQDISAQTRFHLRGDIFLSGGLQYEQYRIPLLANGQQNNFATTIGFTFVPGAKRRMPQP, from the coding sequence ATGGCCATCGCGGATCTGCTCGAACAGCGCCGCCGGCAGCCTGGCAAATTCGCGAACGATGATGAGTCGCTTCGAATGATCGCTGCACTCGAGAAAGAGTTTCAGTACGAACTTGGTGTGGTGGAAGGTGAGTCAGTCGGCGACGCGCAGATCACATCAGTCTACAGTCGTATCACTGGGATCTCGGGAGACTCACTTCGCGACGGATTCCATCTCGGCCAAACCATCGTGAACGACTACGGACGTCCATACGGGAACGGTGTCAACAACGTGACGGGCGCCGGTTTCTCCGCTGACTATTCCGCGTTCACCGCCGTATTAAGCGGGGAGTACCAGCATTCCTCCGAAGGCACGCGATACTCTGCCGCCGCGCAATCTACGCTTTCTAACGTCGACCGTACCTCCGCTCTCATTTCGCCCGATCTCAATGACGTAGATCACGGCACATTCATGGATACCTACGTTGGCGGCACCTGGCACGGATGGGATCTCTCCACCGGCAAAGAGAGCATCTGGTGGGGCACCACTGAGGACAGCTCGCTCACGCTTACAAATAACGCCGAACCAATGTTCATGGGGAGAGTTGACCGTACTATTCCTTTGCATTTCCCTTGGATATTCAAATATCTCGGAGAAGTTCGCATGGACTTCTTCATGGCGAAGATGGAAGGGCACCAATACCCCGCTGGGCCTTGGTTTCACGGCGAAAAAGTCAGCCTTATGCCAACCAAGAATCTTGAAATCGGATTCGCCCGTACCACCGTGTGGCTCGGCACCGGACGCCCGTTTTCCTGGCATGCATTAGCGAAGACATACTTCAGCGTGGGTGATCAGGTAACAAACTCCAATACCGCACAGAATGATCCCGGAGACCGTCGCGGCGAACTCGACGTTCGCTACCGCGTGCCCGGCATTCGCAACTACATGACGGTATACTTCGACTCTCTTGTGGACGACGATCCATCTCCGTTAGCGTCGCCGCACCGCGCGGCATTTCATCCAGGGTTCTATCTCACTCAGATTCCCAAGGTTCCCAAGCTCGATTTCCGGGCAGAAGGGGCTTTCACGCAGTTGAGCGGCGACAATCGTGGTGGCCATTTCTTCTATTGGAACGGCGTCTATCACGACGCCTATCTCAACAACAGCATGCTGCTTGGCGATTGGGTCGGACGCGAAGGCATTGGTGGCCAGGCAACCGCTCGCTATTGGCTGACTCCCCATAACACAGTTGAGCTCTCGTATCGGCGCAACCAGCTCGCCACCGACTTCATCCCTGGTGGCGGCTACCAGCAAGACATCTCCGCTCAAACCCGCTTTCATCTCCGCGGAGATATCTTCCTCTCCGGCGGCCTTCAGTACGAACAATACCGCATACCATTGCTCGCCAACGGGCAACAGAATAATTTTGCGACGACGATCGGCTTTACTTTTGTACCGGGTGCTAAACGACGCATGCCCCAACCCTGA
- a CDS encoding D-glycero-alpha-D-manno-heptose-1,7-bisphosphate 7-phosphatase, which produces MFLDRDGVINKKLPEGQYITRPEQIELLPGVVEAIRTLNQAGCIALVVTNQRAIGLGLLSEMGLAEIHEHLRLELEARGARLDAIYYCPHDKNSCHCRKPEIGMIKRAFQDFPDASANNSILIGDSISDIEAGRRAGIPTIFIHGDPANQKPGAEKAIGLADAKAHSLLSAVNQFIFSNP; this is translated from the coding sequence GTGTTTCTCGATCGTGATGGCGTTATCAACAAGAAGCTGCCTGAAGGGCAGTACATCACGCGACCAGAGCAAATCGAACTGCTCCCCGGAGTCGTCGAGGCCATCCGTACGCTGAATCAAGCAGGGTGTATTGCCCTCGTGGTCACCAATCAGCGAGCCATCGGCTTGGGTCTATTGTCGGAAATGGGCCTCGCCGAAATTCACGAACATTTGCGCCTCGAACTCGAAGCCCGTGGCGCGCGTCTGGATGCGATTTATTACTGCCCACACGACAAGAACTCGTGCCATTGTCGGAAACCAGAAATCGGAATGATTAAGCGGGCTTTCCAGGACTTTCCCGATGCGAGCGCCAACAACTCGATCCTAATCGGAGACTCGATCTCTGACATCGAAGCGGGTCGGCGAGCGGGCATCCCCACGATCTTCATTCATGGAGATCCAGCAAATCAAAAACCCGGTGCGGAGAAAGCAATCGGCCTCGCCGATGCCAAAGCCCATTCTCTGCTGTCAGCTGTAAATCAGTTCATCTTCTCCAACCCATGA
- the hldE gene encoding bifunctional D-glycero-beta-D-manno-heptose-7-phosphate kinase/D-glycero-beta-D-manno-heptose 1-phosphate adenylyltransferase HldE: MSTNVADLLHTIKNNWCDRSILVVGDVMLDQYIWGDVGRISPEAPVPIVRATHRTEQPGGAANVALNIARLGARATIVGFTGTDDNERALKDYLSSNRVEADFVSCEGFPTITKLRILSGRQQMLRLDNERAESRPSTAYQKLIERALHHLPQSDALILSDYAKGVLLPEVCQTLIQAAAQRKIPVLVDPKNVDFSRYRGATTISPNLGELALAARVDLENLNDLLYAAQQMVRNLGLSFLTATLGEKGIALVTRDKTTISAAVARQVFDVSGAGDAVIATLSLSLASGLDPELGVHLANLAGAIVVSKVGTAPVEQYELLNALTAESVPVAQAKVVTRSELLELVARWRRNDERIVVTNGCFDLLHVGHISLLEQARGFGDRLVVAINSDRSVRELKGNSRPIVGEQERARVLAAIAAVDAVVIFDERTPLELIEATRPDVLVKGGDYAVSGVVGAEEVQSWGGHVKIVPIVEGFSTTKLIEKGH; this comes from the coding sequence GTGAGCACCAACGTAGCGGATCTCCTTCATACGATTAAGAACAATTGGTGCGATCGCTCAATCCTCGTAGTCGGCGATGTGATGCTCGACCAATATATCTGGGGTGACGTAGGTCGTATCTCACCGGAAGCGCCGGTTCCGATTGTGCGAGCTACGCATCGCACGGAACAACCTGGCGGAGCCGCCAACGTCGCGCTGAATATCGCTCGGTTGGGCGCACGTGCGACGATTGTCGGATTCACCGGGACGGACGATAACGAACGGGCGCTGAAGGATTACCTTTCCTCGAATCGGGTCGAGGCTGATTTCGTGAGCTGCGAAGGCTTCCCAACGATCACGAAATTACGAATCCTATCTGGTCGGCAACAAATGCTTCGGCTCGACAACGAACGAGCTGAGTCGCGGCCCAGTACTGCATACCAGAAGCTCATCGAACGCGCTCTCCATCACCTGCCGCAGAGCGATGCACTCATACTTTCGGATTATGCGAAGGGCGTGTTGCTTCCGGAAGTATGTCAGACACTCATACAAGCCGCCGCCCAACGTAAGATTCCGGTCCTCGTCGATCCCAAGAATGTCGACTTCAGTAGGTACCGCGGGGCGACAACAATTTCACCGAATCTGGGAGAGCTTGCGTTAGCGGCTCGCGTCGACCTTGAAAATCTGAACGATTTACTGTATGCGGCGCAGCAGATGGTACGCAATCTGGGATTGAGCTTTCTTACGGCGACCCTTGGCGAAAAGGGAATCGCGTTAGTTACGCGGGATAAGACGACAATTTCGGCAGCGGTCGCTCGACAGGTATTTGATGTCTCCGGTGCGGGAGACGCTGTTATTGCTACGTTGAGCTTGTCGCTAGCGTCGGGGCTGGATCCGGAGCTCGGCGTTCACTTGGCGAACCTCGCTGGGGCAATCGTTGTAAGCAAAGTTGGGACGGCGCCAGTAGAACAGTACGAATTGTTGAATGCTCTCACAGCGGAATCAGTGCCGGTCGCCCAAGCAAAGGTCGTGACACGTTCGGAGCTTCTCGAACTCGTGGCCCGCTGGAGGCGAAATGACGAGCGGATCGTCGTTACGAACGGCTGCTTCGACTTGCTGCACGTCGGCCACATATCGCTTTTGGAGCAGGCGCGCGGATTCGGAGACCGACTCGTCGTCGCGATCAATAGCGATCGGTCGGTGCGAGAATTAAAAGGGAATAGTCGTCCAATTGTGGGAGAACAAGAGCGCGCCCGAGTCCTCGCGGCTATCGCGGCGGTTGATGCAGTGGTCATATTCGATGAGCGTACGCCTCTCGAATTGATTGAGGCGACGCGCCCTGACGTGCTGGTAAAGGGAGGAGACTATGCAGTGAGCGGAGTAGTGGGAGCTGAGGAGGTGCAGTCCTGGGGCGGGCACGTAAAGATTGTTCCAATCGTTGAAGGCTTCTCGACAACAAAGTTGATCGAAAAGGGGCACTAG
- the rfaD gene encoding ADP-glyceromanno-heptose 6-epimerase — translation MVIVTGGAGFIGSNLVHELNAEGITDVLVVDNLANAAKFENLLGAKFADYMDKRAFRAAIRERSLGAPKIEAILHQGACSNTLEDDGVYMMDNNYQCTKELLHFAIEQGARFVFASTAAVYGLAGPGHFAPIPGNERPLNIYGYSKLMFDNYLRHKIAADEVSITAVGLRYFNVYGPRERHKGRMSSVIHHFTGQMKKEQKLRMFQGSGGYGDGEQRRDFVYVRDLARMNLFFAQLGRFEAAKGEPERTYRGIVNAGTGLSRSFNDVAAALMTIHGKVPVEYMPFPSDLIGRYQHFTEADISGLRKLGWIEEPTTLEAGIDETYATLRQLGRES, via the coding sequence ATGGTCATCGTTACCGGTGGCGCCGGATTCATTGGAAGCAATCTCGTTCATGAACTGAATGCCGAGGGAATCACCGACGTCCTTGTTGTTGACAATCTTGCAAATGCAGCAAAGTTTGAAAATTTGCTGGGCGCGAAATTCGCCGACTACATGGATAAACGGGCCTTTCGAGCCGCAATTCGAGAGAGGTCGCTGGGAGCCCCGAAGATAGAGGCTATCTTGCATCAAGGAGCCTGTTCCAACACGCTAGAAGACGATGGCGTGTACATGATGGACAACAATTATCAGTGTACTAAGGAGCTCCTGCATTTCGCGATTGAACAGGGAGCGCGCTTCGTCTTTGCTTCCACGGCCGCCGTATACGGGCTAGCAGGTCCTGGACATTTTGCGCCAATTCCAGGGAATGAGCGTCCGCTCAATATTTACGGCTATTCGAAATTAATGTTCGACAATTATTTACGCCATAAGATAGCAGCAGACGAAGTGTCAATCACGGCTGTGGGTCTGCGGTACTTCAACGTCTACGGGCCGCGCGAGCGTCACAAAGGACGTATGTCTTCAGTGATCCATCATTTCACGGGACAGATGAAGAAAGAGCAGAAACTGCGGATGTTCCAAGGATCCGGCGGTTATGGAGATGGTGAACAAAGAAGGGATTTCGTATATGTCCGCGACCTCGCAAGGATGAATTTATTCTTCGCGCAGCTCGGACGTTTCGAGGCGGCTAAAGGCGAACCAGAGAGGACATACCGTGGCATCGTCAACGCTGGCACTGGACTGAGCCGAAGCTTCAATGATGTCGCGGCTGCACTAATGACGATTCACGGAAAGGTCCCGGTCGAGTACATGCCGTTTCCATCCGATCTAATTGGTCGATATCAGCATTTCACCGAGGCAGACATATCGGGACTCCGCAAACTCGGCTGGATTGAGGAACCGACCACGCTGGAAGCAGGCATCGACGAGACATACGCGACACTACGGCAGTTGGGCCGCGAGTCTTGA